A single Drosophila miranda strain MSH22 chromosome XR, D.miranda_PacBio2.1, whole genome shotgun sequence DNA region contains:
- the LOC108152097 gene encoding uncharacterized protein LOC108152097 isoform X1: MTTETYLDLTYERGKGSKRPPRPRLLKLTDVTIPHRSRKKSKVKTKDRSATLVRERIYDDPAYTEDISHLANPMRRGSVPGKHSAEQSKAKSDVPGQSASASGLLSKHQLTKELHQYVSGKQSKYKGSNSASSGPSGSAAASASYDCGGSSSSDNETLEPMTKASSMTRRVRSLERSLATERSDKKATQKRNSKQKRNLSLDNSRHLLPGHAQHGAGAGAGAGAGGKPSRKKYPEGGPDAAQTEASELDADVYSVRSSVQDSAATVPAAETAAETAAKVAIGKRFLRGEIGIKSFNYYLLKEGLKSSKKMVGKQRSSTLHGEEADLASARSEKMHARSEENIYEEIFFQDTPSAVPPSTTALVAPPQPPDKEPHHSHPQQPHKGAAPGAPHALIGPSEGSAVGVFADCELCMEQCSKDSCGYCLAQAVQGVRKKQQKQQGQGQGQGQGQGQGYHEETSDPRGTAPVGLPAAHILEFQSYNPNNPGVYKIETTPVAITGDYNPILQFQQSSATTSTSTTTTPSDQQQQQQQQQQQQPIYGGYYHPQAHQKPYHAAIVGNPLASQYAVGGSLLLTTAHGRPQQQQQQQQQQQQQQQQQQHYIVSYQNGGSVAGGASLQRLNTKSSSSSDSLPHHKYNTMTRLEGNVFAAPTTGDLYYAVGGTAPLHPLMYAASRPIGGSQILIDPYDPPQMYKSDSKASILSEFSLRSSDNSQRYARYGGGHRRHGGGRVSDSSLFSVYSNSGQRRYFGSSESRFGYDCRRCSLDGIIGMGSAMGGMGGMGGMGAMGAAAAPSDKCSYSDNCRYECRNCDCSSNYFSSDFDDLYGSMARGGSSGIPRKTAAGTLPSSSQDDSADLKEKPTPPPFLQQQQFSGPQDLKQNKYAQDFFKHVNDVKRSIYQSEMQRNNSLESSRRGPRAGGHTTNTTRSSPKRAASQEPSQEPVVTTLPLSRGRPAAGARPTPAPRTSLQSQSVLPPTSTPRDPTPTKRKAPSSGRREYPSLDRLVASSTGTIPKRHGRTTAGTDSLSPKLTSKSMDSEPKDSRAGNAGEEQFTPGKRHHRTGGTKSHQNVPGPSTRRKDIPAPPPPSPATYSDLQELKANMEGLQDDTKSRSLESETNESPALAKPSVTGPQNDKNPVTRQAVASVASVAPLKITIALMDMDMQAESSNGSPPSVSASASASVSASVSGIGAVDPDDNDVFYDARSENSGAGCLPTEPQTKGASGTVAAAENSKETIYGKMEHSTKDVNTLSRTDPVAGGPGQAANISGTPEGNDIGVASSSDGVGTPCHVASQVGLDTCPCESELTDAALRGEGKGEETTSKTRDDENTRTSASDQHAAATCLQGKQTSLPATTIVDGTPTITNAGNISPSEAPASTSANSTDVDVDADADADVDVDVEFSCKTGNTDSATLTHSDRILDIPVLVTAAEIPAQSRLLTRQDYACLDSSEAQSDDSHLTRDSVTRESQNDELSSSTLEKLDVSTLPLPALPKRRRPRSRASPSKNLQHRQRHEDIDNANAVDTSPASCHQQPHAKPRQRADTPETQKSEISAPKNHAAAQKQKQKQQQPPQPQPQPQPQHLSAFQQYVAKRRESLEASNRSFNEKLEARRMHYRVGGGSAANVTTGASSGVPTYLFGEHYEAGGGPGPGSGSGSGRKSLSPAANKEEIYLNKSGWVQVNTKRGGFKEDSGGVYRRQQNGGPASVLQDNGRSRATARAIPMDAHGRRSDLARYSFIYQHQQHQQHQQHQQQQSNMGIAEPKFVGSKVEELIQRNEARLGGFSSRDPALRPGYRIIDPQLASILNERPGFLPVKSPNDLDSPITPILSPPPAFQDNSRSTRQVDRRKSSRQQAPIPLPAALQSGEAQLSPQHLANGSVKGMVFSRSFEYDTRRPTPTNSYVETFSRSFDGNLSERPLHLGMPPLAGQRERSPNFSTLTGNSPNYLTKRESGGGSSGSLRSRDSSPKFLSPQTTTAYLNTSVKEAPPAYSMATGGGGTQAKYSPRSRHERTSERSKSHALGRSRKSQFNRMGSAGPPAAPPSSLGMGMGVSRFRSFDTTKSQRLNSCDSGARSDLSNDELDNEDGGLSEFLSAGSQKFPKPCSSSVSISPFKMQRQRSLTPDRNESHSSSSSLRKQRSLTPESRSLTPEERRKKGSQLSLLGSRQNSGCSGSRSNTLEARQRHEDKTPPNISRSSSSSSYSGGEPHDRLMAAGTSSTVAPGPGSGSTSHRRALAAAHSAAKQAEHEHRIRRSRSLQLSERSPNRAHKSIVNVGAGSAQQPQQQPPQQPPGSSYQQSRVSLGVSGVFPPTIRTSPASNKILAPSSGSSGSATRPRQNETDKARSFDFDYNNFNRSGGGGAKAKPPRSSHTSGSGGDSGSNQNLRIERETRSFDEDYREAVLNNNNGSSGSVSVSGLRYLQPAAEAALVPVVSASTSRLRQSNSPVNASGIEYAASRSPQSSGSSSNALHQPQRKTGSPQSYGTRLCDHELTYEMLRKSPIMNFRRGDSSDYELPVLLRNRETINSGGNSELNFMSNETRIYEHPTTVLKPQRSLRQSPGSRDDIPLEVAVGVGGDYIYRQAPAQPRSSSATSQPQSPSQTTTKSCSKTLNTCDYWPRCGACQEKAAPAAIRRQYSLPAVSTMDQEQPHVTTVAVNDNVASVRQSSSIPQWTLLCSGVAHCRPQELAENERRQLMAVVRPRVVPLAPTSLVLLGEGDLYKKACPQVLAEAKAEAEAEAETELGLRNPPDTQDRQDEFPNVKDKCRNMERSYSLPSLRIRRYTEPGASMPKTGNHGVKVVGTRSNRTTFAGGLSQQMRAVSSPSLTEPYSESRKPPEEGRAAADGVANVATSRSSGSGSGVGGVGLGVLLKFKRTFNNFNNKNQLHITPVLATATAAAAPKPKLSPTTPTVSITTAAPAAAGDGTGADGGDGSSGKYRFGPLIWRTSKERRKTKFNRRDKCNSGDSGIQIELEQDEQYSRVLAVSAQGGGDGGEGGGTSAGTEGAGSKPRTIRRTNSAKASSILGSFALRSKHHMHLDIGGTENVEREAPESLPTRSLSQPNGLETYGMGRPEMEDSDSDSVASHEEAGGYHYPAIYAEVLYNFTAGGPQELGLERGMLIEILRKEVGPWWFGRIKKEETSRVDEILDPELGWFPKEFVRLIQCPETDGFFNAHRSAAATAREDGDAVPVPVAEFAKEADVTMATDQSNITTIVIESPPMPSNGYPTLNALDSDNNVLRRSAVRELLETEVNYVKLLAAICDGYLPAMSKRIDIFSPNSIRLIFSNIAAIYKFQKKFLEALRRGIEQNQIAKVFLKMHKGFLCYSNYCNAYPRALIELESYDRVKDARTILENCRESENLAELPLSAHLLAPVQRICRYPLHLSEIIKPARASAAKTGSDGEKAEKPSAPDYEQLDVNEMDIPDTYETVNLALEAMRGITEAVNEGKRHSETIARHQASFQNFKGPPLHLHSARFFLQVDATRQKQNLWNSSYTLFLFDNQLVYCKRDIIKRSHFIYKGRIFLDRCRVVNVRDGKMFGHTIKNSLRIYCESRDKWYDFSFRSANRKHRFLNTLALERQFGGKALYVSEMTGFEYNYEERPGDFSDQSDYELPDFEHAMCGGTSASGESSVPESPAKSASRFSDTLPKKSQSRDGFASVDNSQMLSTTSTGSLGRRRIGNWFRKPKSTNCTPSQSPTHKPGFDADETLTAARVAAIELAEAAASLLPTDSSSA; encoded by the exons ATGACAACCGAGACCTATCTGGACCTGACCTACGAGCGCGGCAAGGGCTCGAAGAGACCGCCCAGACCAAGGCTGCTGAAGCTGACGGATGTCACAATACCGCATCGCAGCCGCAAGAAAAGCAAAGTCAAG ACAAAGGACCGCTCGGCCACTCTAGTGCGGGAGAGAATCTACGATGACCCCGCCTACACCGAGGACATCAGCCACCTGGCCAATCCCATGCGGCGTGGCAGCGTGCCCGGCAAGCACTCCGCCGAGCAGTCGAAGGCCAAGTCCGACGTCCCCGGGCAGTCAGCATCGGCCAGCGGTCTGCTGAGCAAGCACCAGCTGACCAAGGAGCTCCACCAGTATGTTTCGGGCAAGCAGAGCAAGTACAAGGGCTCCAACAGCGCCAGCAGCGGGCCCTCAGGGAGTGCCGCTGCCAGCGCCAGCTACGACTGTGGCGGCTCCAGCAGCTCCGACAACGAGACGCTGGAGCCCATGACCAAGGCCAGCAGCATGACTCGGCGCGTACGCAGCCTGGAGCGAAGCCTGGCCACGGAGAGAAGCGACAAGAAGGCGACGCAGAAGCGCAACTCCAAGCAGAAGCGGAACCTCAGTCTCGACAACAGTCGACACCTGCTTCCGGGCCATGCCCAgcatggggcaggggcaggagcaggggcaggggccgGTGGCAAGCCCAGCAGGAAGAAGTATCCGGAAGGCGGGCCGGATGCCGCCCAGACGGAGGCCAGCGAGCTGGACGCCGACGTGTACTCCGTGCGGAGCTCGGTGCAGGATTCGGCGGCCACAGTACCTGCGGCGGAGACGGCTGCCGAGACAGCGGCGAAGGTGGCCATCGGCAAACGCTTCCTGCGCGGCGAGATCGGTATCAAAAGCTTTAACTACTATCTGCTGAAGGAGGGCCTCAAGAGCTCCAAGAAGATGGTGGGGAAGCAGCGCAGCAGCACGTTGCACGGCGAGGAGGCGGATCTGGCCTCTGCCAGATCCGAGAAAATGCACGCCCGCAGCGAGGAGAACATCTATGAGGAGATCTTCTTCCAGGACACACCCAGCGCCGTCCCCCCTTCAACGACAGCACTGGTCGCACCTCCACAACCCCCGGACAAGGAGCCGCATCACAGCCATCCCCAGCAGCCCCACAAGGGGGCGGCACCGGGGGCGCCTCACGCCCTGATTGGGCCCAGCGAGGGCAGTGCCGTGGGGGTCTTTGCCGACTGTGAGCTCTGCATGGAGCAGTGCAGCAAGGACAGCTGTGGGTACTGTTTGGCCCAGGCAGTGCAAGGGGTGCggaagaagcagcagaagcagcaggggcaggggcaggggcaggggcaggggcaggggcaggggtaCCACGAGGAAACCAGCGATCCACGGGGCACAGCCCCGGTCGGGCTGCCCGCCGCCCACATCCTGGAGTTCCAGTCGTACAACCCCAACAATCCGGGCGTGTACAAAATCGAAACGACACCTGTGGCCATCACGGGAGACTACAATCCGATACTGCAGTTCCAGCAATCGTCGGCCACCACATCGACctcgacaacaacaacacccagcgaccagcagcagcagcagcagcagcagcagcagcagcaaccgaTCTACGGCGGATACTACCACCCACAGGCGCACCAGAAGCCCTACCATGCAGCCATCGTTGGCAATCCGCTGGCAAGCCAGTATGCCGTGGGCGGCAGTCTTCTGCTGACGACGGCCCACGGCcgcccacagcagcagcagcagcaacaacagcagcagcaacaacagcagcagcagcagcagcactatATCGTCAGCTATCAGAATGGTGGGTCCGTCGCCGGAGGAGCCTCCCTGCAACGCTTGAACACGAAATCCTCCTCCTCGAGCGACTCCCTGCCCCACCACAAGTACAACACAATGACGCGGCTGGAGGGGAACGTGTTTGCCGCCCCCACCACAGGGGACCTGTACTACGCAGTCGGGGGGACGGCCCCCCTGCACCCCCTGATGTATGCGGCCAGTCGGCCGATCGGCGGCTCCCAGATACTGATCGACCCCTACGACCCGCCGCAGATGTACAAAAGCGACTCGAAGGCCTCCATCCTGAGCGAGTTCTCGCTCCGCAGCAGCGACAACTCGCAGCGCTACGCCCGCTACGGCGGGGGCCACCGGCGGCATGGCGGCGGCCGCGTCAGCGACTCCAGCCTCTTTTCGGTGTACTCCAACTCCGGCCAGAGGCGGTACTTCGGCAGCTCGGAGAGCCGCTTCGGATACGATTGCCGGCGCTGCAGCCTGGACGGCATCATTGGCATGGGCTCGGCCATGGGGGGAATGGGGGGAATGGGAGGTATGGGGGCCATGGGGGCTGCTGCGGCCCCCTCCGACAAGTGCAGCTACTCGGACAACTGTCGCTACGAGTGCAGGAACTGCGACTGTTCCTCCAATTACTTCAGCTCCGACTTCGACGACTTGTACGGGTCCATGGCTCGTGGCGGGAGCAGCGGCATACCACGCAAGACTGCGGCAGGGACGCTGCCCTCCAGTTCGCAGGACGACAGCGCGGATCTGAAGGAGAAGCCCACGCCGCCGCCGttcctgcagcagcagcagttctcTGGCCCGCAGGACCTCAAGCAGAACAAATACGCGCAGGACTTCTTCAAGCACGTGAACGACGTGAAGCGCAGCATTTACCAGTCGGAAATGCAGAGGAACAACAGTCTGGAGTCCTCCAGACGAGGACCCAGGGCCGGCGGCCACACTACCAACACTACCAGGTCGAGCCCCAAGCGCGCCGCCTCCCAGGAGCCCAGCCAGGAGCCCGTCGTGACCACGCTGCCCTTGAGCAGGGGTCGTCCGGCCGCAGGAGCCAGGCCCACGCCGGCGCCCCGAACCAGTCTACAGTCGCAGTCCGTACTGCCGCCCACGTCCACGCCCA GAGACCCGACACCAACGAAACGCAAGGCCCCATCCAGTGGCCGGCGGGAGTATCCTTCGCTGGACCGACTCGTCGCATCCAGCACGGGAACGATACCCAAGAGACACGGCCGGACAACGGCGGGCACGGACTCCCTGAGCCCGAAGCTTACGTCCAAGTCGATGGACTCCGAGCCGAAGGACTCGAGGGCGGGGAACGCGGGCGAAGAACAGTTTACGCCGGGCAAGAGACATCATCGGACGGGCGGCACAAAGTCCCACCAGAACGTGCCTGGTCCCAGCACCCGGCGAAAGGACATCCCAGCCCCGCCTCCACCATCCCCGGCCACCTACTCCGACCTGCAGGAGCTGAAGGCGAACATGGAGGGTCTGCAAGACGACACCAAGTCCCGGAGTCTCGAGAGTGAGACGAACGAATCGCCAGCGTTGGCCAAGCCCAGTGTCACGGGACCCCAAAACGACAAGAACCCAGTGACAAGGCAGGCGGTGGCATCGGTGGCATCGGTGGCTCCCTTGAAAATCACAATCGCTCTGATGGATATGGACATGCAAGCGGAATCTTCCAACGGAAGTCCACCATCGGTATCGGCATCAGCGTCGGCATCGGTATCGGCATCGGTATCGGGTATCGGTGCAGTGGACCCGGACGATAACGATGTGTTTTACGATGCACGCAGCGAGAACTCCGGCGCGGGTTGCCTGCCCACTGAGCCCCAAACTAAG GGCGCGTCCGGTACGGTGGCAGCCGCCGAGAACAGCAAGGAAACAATTTACGGCAAAATGGAACACTCGACCAAGGATGTCAATACCTTGTCCCGCACTGACCCCGTCGCAGGGGGCCCCGGACAGGCGGCGAACATCTCGGGCACACCGGAAGGGAACGACATTGGTGttgccagcagcagcgacgggGTGGGCACACCCTGCCATGTTGCCAGCCAAGTGGGCCTGGACACATGCCCATGCGAGTCCGAGCTGACAGACGCTGCACTGAGGGGGGAAGGGAAGGGCGAGGAAACGACAAGCAAAACAAGAGACGACGAAAACACACGGACGAGCGCCAGCGACCAACATGCTGCCGCAACATGTTTGCAGGGGAAGCAGACCAGTttgccagcaacaacaattgtCGACGGCACTCCAACAATCACCAACGCTGGAAACATCAGCCCCAGCGAGGCCCCAGCCAGCACCAGCGCCAACAGCAccgatgtggatgtggatgccgatgccgatgccgatgtcgatgtcgatgtcgagTTCAGTTGCAAGACGGGCAACACGGACAGCGCAACGCTAACGCACAG CGATCGGATCCTCGATATACCTGTACTTGTGACAGCCGCAGAGATTCCGGCACAGTCGCGACTACTGACGCGCCAGGACTACGCCTGCCTCGACTCCAGTGAGGCACAATCGGACGATAGTCACCTGACCCGCGATTCCGTGACGCGCGAGTCCCAGAACGATGAACTCTCCTCGTCGACCCTCGAGAAACTAGACGTCAGCACCCTACCACTGCCCGCCCTGCCGAAGCGCCGTCGGCCCCGCTCCCGTGCCAGTCCCTCGAAGAACTTGCAGCATCGGCAGCGTCATGAAGACATCGACAACGCCAATGCAGTCGACACATCGCCAGCATCGTGCCACCAACAGCCACACGCTAAGCCAAGACAGCGCGCCGACACACCAGAGACACAAAAGTCAGAGATAAGCGCGCCAAAAAACCACGCAGCCGctcaaaagcaaaagcaaaagcagcaacagccgccacagccccagccgcagccgcagccgcagcaccTCTCCGCCTTCCAGCAGTACGTCGCAAAGCGGCGCGAAAGTCTCGAGGCGTCCAACCGCAGCTTCAACGAGAAGCTGGAGGCCCGCAGAATGCACTATCGCGTGGGCGGGGGAAGTGCCGCCAATGTGACGACTGGCGCCAGCAGCGGAGTGCCCACCTATCTGTTCGGGGAGCACTATGAGGCGGGGGgcggccccggccccggctccggctccggctccgggcGCAAGTCCCTCTCGCCCGCCGCCAACAAGGAGGAAATCTACCTGAACAAGTCCGGCTGGGTGCAGGTGAACACGAAGCGTGGCGGCTTCAAGGAGGACAGTGGTGGCGTCTATCGACGTCAGCAGAACGGCGGCCCGGCCTCTGTCCTGCAGGACAACGGCAGGAGTCGAGCGACCGCACGCGCGATTCCCATGGACGCGCACGGACGTCGCTCAGATCTGGCTCGCTATTCGTTTATataccagcaccagcagcaccagcagcaccagcagcaccagcagcagcaatcgaACATGGGCATCGCGGAGCCCAAGTTCGTGGGGTCCAAAGTGGAGGAGCTGATACAGCGGAACGAGGCGCGGCTGGGCGGGTTCTCCTCACGGGATCCCGCCCTGCGTCCGGGCTACCGAATCATCGATCCCCAGCTGGCGAGCATCCTCAATGAGCGGCCGGGCTTCCTGCCTGTGAAGAGCCCCAACGACTTGGACTCGCCCATCACGCCCATCCTGTCGCCGCCTCCCGCTTTCCAGGACAACAGCCGAAGCACGCGCCAGGTGGACCGCCGCAAGTCGAGTCGCCAGCAGGCGCCCATCCCACTGCCGGCGGCCCTGCAGTCCGGCGAAGCGCAGCTCAGTCCGCAGCACCTGGCCAACGGGTCCGTCAAGGGCATGGTCTTCTCCCGCAGCTTCGAGTACGACACGCGACGGCCCACGCCCACCAACAGCTACGTGGAGACGTTCTCCCGCAGCTTCGACGGCAACCTGTCGGAGCGTCCGCTGCACCTGGGCATGCCGCCGCTGGCAGGACAGCGCGAGCGCTCCCCGAACTTCAGCACGCTGACCGGCAACTCGCCCAACTACCTGACGAAGCGGGAGAGCGGGGGCGGCAGCAGTGGCTCCCTTCGCAGTCGCGACAGCTCGCCCAAGTTCCTGAGTCCCCAGACGACCACCGCCTATCTGAACACGTCGGTGAAGGAGGCGCCGCCGGCCTACAGCATGGCCACAGGTGGAGGCGGCACGCAGGCCAAGTACTCACCGCGCTCGCGTCACGAGCGGACCTCGGAGCGATCCAAGAGCCATGCCCTGGGGCGCTCGCGCAAGTCCCAGTTCAACCGCATGGGCAGCGCAGGACCTCCGGCAGCGCCGCCCTCCTCcctgggcatgggcatgggagTCTCCCGCTTTCGCAGCTTCGACACAACAAAGAGCCAGCGCCTGAACTCCTGCGACAGCGGTGCGCGATCGG ATCTCTCCAACGACGAGCTGGACAACGAGGACGGGGGCCTGAGCGAGTTCCTGTCGGCCGGCAGCCAGAAGTTCCCGAAACCCTGCTCGAGCAGCGTCAGTATCTCGCCGTTCAAGATGCAGCGCCAGCGCTCACTCACGCCGGACCGGAACGAGTCGCACAGCTCGTCGAGCAGCCTGCGCAAACAGCGATCGCTGACCCCAGAGTCGCGATCCCTGACGCCCGAGGAGCGACGCAAGAAGGGCTCACAGCTGTCGCTGTTGGGCTCACGCCAGAACTCCGGTTGCTCCGGCTCCAGGAGCAACACGTTGGAGGCACGGCAACGGCACGAGGACAAGACGCCGCCCAACATCTCCCGCAGCTCTTCCAGCTCCAGCTACAGTGGCGGAGAGCCCCATGACCGCCTCATGGCCGCCGGCACCAGTTCGACAGTGGCCCCCGGACCGGGGTCCGGTTCCACCAGCCATCGCCGGGCCTTGGCCGCCGCCCACAGTGCCGCCAAGCAGGCGGAGCACGAGCACCGCATCAGACGGTCGAG GTCCCTGCAACTGAGCGAGCGCTCCCCGAATCGAGCGCACAAGTCAATCGTCAATGTGGGTGCCGGGTCCgcccagcagccgcagcagcagccgccacaACAGCCGCCAGGGTCATCCTATCAGCAGTCCCGGGTCAGTCTGGGGGTCAGTGGCGTCTTTCCGCCCACCATTCGCACGTCCCCGGCCAGCAACAAAATACTGGCTCCCTCGTCAGGGTCGTCCGGCAGTGCGACGAGGCCGCGGCAGAACGAGACGGACAAGGCGCGGTCCTTCGACTTTGATTACAACAACTTCAAccgcagcggcggcggcggcgccAAGGCCAAGCCCCCGCGATCCTCGCACACCAGCGGCAGTGGGGGCGACAGCGGAAGCAACCAGAACCTGCGCATAGAGCGGGAGACGCGCTCCTTCGACGAGGACTATCGCGAGGCAGTgctcaacaacaacaacgggagcagtggcagcgtcagcgtcagcgGGCTGCGTTACCTGCAGCCTGCGGCCGAGGCCGCCCTTGTGCCGGTCGTCTCCGCCTCGACGTCCCGCCTGAGGCAATCGAACTCCCCCGTGAACGCCTCCGGCATCGAGTACGCTGCCTCGCGATCGCCCCAGTCCTCGGGCTCCTCGTCGAATGCCCTGCACCAGCCGCAGCGAAAAACAGGCAGCCCCCAGAGCTACGGAACGCGGCTCTGCGACCATGAGCTCACGTACGAGATGCTCCGCAAGTCGCCGATCATGAACTTCCGCCGCGGAGACAGCAGCGACTACGAGCTGCCCGTCCTGCTACGGAACAGGGAGACCATTAACTCCGGCGGCAACAGCGAGCTGAACTTCATGAGCAACGAGACGCGGATCTACGAGCACCCGACGACGGTGCTGAAGCCGCAGCGCTCCCTCCGCCAGAGTCCGGGATCGCGGGACGACATACCACTGGAGGTGGCCGTGGGCGTGGGGGGCGACTACATATACAGGCAGGCGCCCGCCCAGCCGCGCAGCAGCAG CGCCACCTCCCAGCCGCAGTCCCCGTCCCAGACGACTACCAAGAGCTGTAGCAAAACGCTAAACACCTGCGACTATTGGCCACGTTGCGGGGCTTGTCAGGAGAAAGCCGCGCCCGCGGCCATCAGGCGGCAGTATTCCCTGCCAGCGGTCTCGACGATGGACCAGGAGCAGCCCCACGTCACCACCGTGGCGGTTAATGACAATGTGGCCAGCGTCCGCCAATCGTCGTCCATTCCGCAATGGACTCTCCTGTGCAGCGGCGTGGCCCACTGCCGTCCGCAGGAGCTGGCAGAGAATGAGCGCCGACAGCTGATGGCTGTTGTGCGACCCCGGGTCGTGCCCTTGGCCCCCACATCACTCGTCCTGCTGGGCGAGGGCGACCTCTACAAAAAGGCCTGTCCACAGGTCCTGGCTGAGGCgaaggcggaggcggaggcggaagCGGAGACGGAGCTGGGGCTGAG AAACCCCCCGGACACACAGGACAGGCAGGATGAATTCCCCAACGTGAAGGACAAGTGTCGCAACATGGAGCGCAGTTACTCCCTTCCAAGCCTACGGATTCGCAGATACACGGAACCAGGAGCAAG CATGCCGAAAACCGGAAATCACGGAGTCAAAGTCGTAGGAACCAGGAGCAACAGGACCACCTTTGCCGGCGGACTG TCGCAGCAGATGCGCGCCGTCTCCAGTCCCTCGCTCACAGAGCCCTATTCAGAGTCGCGAAAGCCGCCGGAGGAGGGCAGGGCAGCGGCGGACGGAGTTGCCAATGTGGCCACAAGcaggagcagcggcagcggcagcggtgtGGGCGGTGTGGGCCTAGGCGTCCTGCTTAAATTTAAGCGCACGTTTAACAACTTCAACAACAAGAACCAACTGCACATCACGCCCGTactggcaacggcaacggcagcagccGCCCCAAAGCCGAAGCTATCGCCAACGACGCCGACCGTATCGATCACAACAGCGGCACCAGCGGCGGCGGGCGACGGCACTGGAGCGGACGGGGGCGATGGCAGCTCCGGCAAGTACCGCTTCGGACCCCTCATCTGGCGCACCTCGAAGGAGCGCCGCAAGACCAAGTTCAACCGACGCGACAAGTGCAACTCGGGCGATTCGGGCATCCAGATAGAGCTGGAGCAGGACGAGCAGTACTCCCGCGTGCTGGCGGTGAGTGCCCAGGGCGGGGGAGACGGCGGAGAAGGAGGCGGCACGTCCGCTGGAACCGAAGGAGCTGGCAGCAAGCCGCGCACCATACGGCGCACCAACTCGGCCAAAGCGAGCAGCATCCTCGGCTCCTTCGCCCTGAGGTCCAAGCACCACATGCACCTGGACATCGGGGGCACTGAGAATGTCGAGCGTGAGGCCCCCGAGTCACTGCCCACACGATCGCTCAGCCAGCCCAACGGACTGGAAACCTACGGCATGGGCCGCCCGGAGATGGaggacagcgacagcgacagcgtgGCATCCCACGAGGAAG CTGGCGGCTACCACTACCCGGCCATCTACGCGGAGGTGCTGTACAATTTCACGGCCGGAGGGCCGCAGGAGCTGGGCCTGGAGCGCGGCATGCTGATTGAAATACTGCGCAAGGAAGTGGGACCCTGGTGGTTCGGCCGCATCAAGAAGGAGGAGACCAGTCGCGTGGACGAGATCCTCGACCCAGAGCTGGGCTGGTTCCCAAAGGAGTTCGTGCGCCTTATTCAGTGCCCCGAGACAGATGGCTTCTTCAACGCACACCGATCGGCAGCCGCAACGGCCAGGGAGGACGGCGATGCCGTGCCAGTGCCCGTGGCCGAATTCGCCAAGGAGGCAGATGTCACCATGGCCACGGATCAGAGCAACATCACCACCATAGTCATTGAGTCCCCGCCAATGCCCTCGAACGGGTATCCCACCCTGAACGCGCTGGACAGCGACAACAACGTCCTGCGCCGAAGTGCTGTGCGCGAGCTGCTGGAGACGGAGGTCAACTACGTCAAACTGCTGGCTGCCATTTGTGACGG GTATCTGCCGGCCATGAGCAAGCGCATCGACATATTCTCGCCGAACAGCATCCGCCTGATCTTCTCGAACATAGCGGCCATCTACAAGTTCCAGAAAAAGTTCCTCGAGGCGTTGCGCAGGGGAATCGAGCAGAACCAAATCGCGAAGGTGTTCCTGAAAATG CACAAGGGATTCCTGTGCTACTCCAACTACTGCAACGCCTATCCCCGGGCCCTTATCGAGCTGGAGTCCTACGACCGCGTCAAGGATGCACGCACCATTCTGGAGAA TTGCCGCGAGTCGGAGAACCTGGCCGAGCTGCCACTCTCCGCCCACCTGCTGGCTCCCGTGCAACGCATCTGCCGCTATCCCCTGCACCTCAGCGAGATTATCAAGCCGGCGCGTGCTTCTGCTGCCAAGACGGGCAGCGATGGCGAAAAAGCTGAAAAACCCTCGGCCCCTGACTACGAACAGCTCGACGTCAACGAGATGGACATACCCGACACGTACGAGACCGTAAACCTGGCGCTGGAGGCCATGCGCGGCATCACTGAGGCGGTCAATGAGGGCAAACGCCACAGCGAGACCATTGCGAGGCACCAGGCCAGCTTTCAGAACTTCAAGGGCCCGCCGCTGCATCTGCACAGCGCACGCTTCTTCCTGCAGGTGGACGCCACACGCCAGAAGCAGAATCTGTGGAACAGCAGCTACACCCTGTTCCTGTTCGACAACCAGCTGGTCTACTGCAAGCGCGACATCATCAAACGCAGCCACTTCATATACAAGGGGCGCATATTCCTCGACCGCTGTCGCGTGGTGAACGTGCGGGATGGCAAGATGTTCGGGCACACGATCAAGAACTCGCTGCGGATCTACTGCGAGTCGCGG